A window of Reinekea marina contains these coding sequences:
- a CDS encoding PepSY domain-containing protein has product MKKMILGVFLSMWVSWVAASDDWPDTHPCTHEPIPLTSENQVVAAVECIYQGRVAKVTKKTGSNPSWYYQLRVLDSGGRIKEVDIHPQTGLPINKAEREAVYEALNRRG; this is encoded by the coding sequence ATGAAAAAAATGATTCTAGGGGTGTTTTTATCGATGTGGGTGTCTTGGGTCGCGGCTAGCGACGACTGGCCCGATACACACCCCTGTACCCACGAACCCATTCCGCTCACCTCAGAAAACCAAGTGGTGGCTGCGGTTGAATGTATTTATCAGGGGCGTGTGGCTAAAGTGACTAAAAAAACAGGGTCTAACCCAAGCTGGTATTACCAGTTGCGGGTGTTAGATTCCGGTGGGCGTATCAAGGAAGTAGATATTCATCCCCAAACAGGGTTACCTATAAATAAAGCAGAAAGGGAGGCCGTGTATGAGGCTCTTAATCGTCGAGGATGA
- a CDS encoding glycine zipper 2TM domain-containing protein: MTFDSARVHATRVNLSAMLRRRPAMSVKHTLAAIAMSAIAAATFADSDRYDDDYKKAKKLRYNNSHTIYVEGRVISATPIYDTYWYYRSRGDSHRSDRYDEVCRIRDVEVYRESRSTGGNPAAGAIIGGAIGAHVGNSAGHSRDSAVIGAIAGGVIGSVIGSEASRGRETTVHYRVERDCDTRYRQEYRELIGYDVRYRYNGREFTMQTQQHPGRYVQLKVEVQPTAR, translated from the coding sequence GTGACATTTGATTCAGCTAGAGTTCATGCTACTAGGGTTAATCTTTCTGCAATGTTACGAAGGAGACCAGCCATGAGTGTCAAACATACCCTTGCAGCGATTGCGATGAGCGCAATAGCAGCTGCAACTTTTGCCGATTCTGATCGCTATGACGATGATTATAAAAAGGCTAAAAAGCTACGCTATAACAACAGCCATACTATTTATGTAGAAGGGCGAGTGATCAGTGCAACCCCAATATATGATACCTACTGGTACTACCGCTCACGTGGTGACAGTCATCGCTCCGATCGTTACGATGAAGTGTGTCGTATTCGCGATGTAGAAGTGTATCGAGAATCACGAAGTACAGGTGGCAACCCAGCCGCGGGGGCCATTATTGGTGGCGCTATTGGCGCACACGTGGGTAATTCCGCTGGACATAGCCGAGACTCTGCCGTAATTGGTGCAATTGCCGGTGGGGTTATAGGCAGCGTCATTGGCAGTGAGGCCAGCCGAGGTCGAGAAACAACGGTTCACTACCGAGTAGAACGCGATTGCGATACTCGCTATCGACAAGAGTATCGTGAACTAATAGGCTATGACGTTCGCTACCGATATAATGGTCGTGAATTTACCATGCAAACGCAGCAGCATCCTGGCCGATACGTTCAATTGAAAGTGGAGGTGCAGCCTACTGCGCGTTAG
- the prfB gene encoding peptide chain release factor 2 (programmed frameshift), whose translation MEVNPIRELIKDLDARTDVLRGYLDYAIKKERLDEVERELAQPEVWNKPERAQALGQERSSLEHVVQTIDNLDSGLADASDLLEMAVEEEDVDSVAEVEAELADLKQQLEVLEFRRMFSGEMDENNAYLDIQAGSGGTEAQDWAEMLLRMYLRWGEEKGFKTELMEASAGDVAGIKSATIRFEGEYAFGWLRTETGVHRLVRKSPFDSGNRRHTSFSSVFVSPEIDDNVEIEINPADLRIDVYRASGAGGQHVNRTESAVRITHNPTGIVTQCQNDRSQHKNKDQAMKQLKAKLYEHEMSIRNEAAQLVEDNKSDIGWGSQIRSYVLDDSRIKDLRTGVENRNTQSVLDGNLDAFIEASLKKGL comes from the exons GTGGAAGTAAACCCAATTCGAGAGCTGATTAAAGACCTAGACGCACGTACCGATGTGCTTCGGGGGTACCTT GACTACGCCATTAAGAAAGAGCGCCTAGACGAAGTAGAACGCGAACTCGCCCAACCTGAAGTGTGGAACAAGCCTGAACGTGCGCAAGCACTGGGGCAAGAGCGATCTTCATTAGAGCATGTTGTGCAGACCATTGATAATCTAGATTCTGGCTTAGCCGATGCTTCCGATTTATTGGAAATGGCGGTTGAAGAAGAAGATGTCGATTCTGTTGCTGAGGTCGAAGCTGAATTAGCCGATTTAAAGCAGCAGCTTGAAGTGCTTGAGTTCCGCCGTATGTTCAGTGGCGAAATGGACGAAAACAACGCTTACCTAGATATTCAGGCAGGCTCGGGCGGAACAGAAGCGCAAGATTGGGCGGAAATGCTGCTGCGTATGTATTTGCGTTGGGGTGAAGAAAAGGGCTTTAAAACCGAGTTGATGGAAGCATCGGCCGGTGATGTAGCGGGTATTAAATCGGCTACGATTCGCTTTGAAGGCGAATACGCCTTTGGTTGGTTACGTACTGAAACCGGGGTTCACCGTTTGGTGCGCAAGTCTCCATTCGATTCAGGTAACCGTCGCCATACTTCATTCAGCTCAGTGTTCGTTTCTCCTGAGATAGACGATAACGTTGAAATTGAGATAAACCCGGCCGATTTACGCATCGATGTTTACCGTGCCTCAGGGGCAGGTGGTCAGCACGTTAACCGAACAGAGTCGGCGGTGCGTATTACCCATAACCCAACGGGTATTGTTACTCAGTGTCAAAATGATCGATCTCAGCACAAGAACAAAGACCAAGCGATGAAGCAGCTTAAAGCCAAGCTGTATGAGCATGAAATGAGCATTCGTAACGAAGCCGCTCAACTAGTAGAAGACAATAAGTCTGATATTGGTTGGGGGAGCCAAATTCGTTCTTACGTGCTAGATGATTCGCGCATTAAAGATTTAAGAACCGGCGTAGAGAACCGCAATACCCAGAGTGTATTAGACGGTAACTTAGACGCTTTTATCGAAGCCTCATTAAAAAAAGGGCTATAA
- a CDS encoding SRPBCC family protein yields MTTAFTQEVTFKASLSDVFDAYINPEKHAAFTNDGAKITPKAGEPFSVHGGKIEGRFIDIQPNALIVQAWRPANWPENTYSIVKLEFSEANGECTITLNHTGCPEGSAEHLNGGWHKMYWEPLASWLEQQ; encoded by the coding sequence ATGACAACAGCATTCACTCAAGAAGTCACTTTTAAAGCATCGCTAAGCGACGTATTTGATGCCTACATAAACCCAGAAAAACATGCAGCCTTTACCAATGACGGCGCAAAGATAACGCCTAAAGCCGGAGAACCCTTCAGTGTGCATGGCGGCAAAATTGAAGGACGATTTATCGACATACAGCCTAACGCACTCATCGTACAAGCATGGCGCCCAGCAAATTGGCCTGAAAATACATATTCAATTGTTAAGCTAGAGTTTTCTGAAGCTAACGGAGAATGCACCATTACATTGAATCATACAGGGTGCCCAGAAGGTTCAGCTGAACACCTAAACGGAGGCTGGCATAAAATGTACTGGGAGCCATTAGCAAGTTGGTTAGAGCAGCAATAG
- a CDS encoding M48 family metallopeptidase: MTALNWQQHPIKLVRSKRKTIGLYVKEQSIELRAPKHVSINELTDFVHSKQAWLTKTLNEQAQLKLEQPDFSQLNYLPFMGVQKPLHIIQSTKTGWRDTPEAIQIFNQNSDKASTHAILADFYLTKAKSVLHNKTIDLVTQQGWQHKLTDIRFRRTKTKWGHCTAQGRIQYNWLILMAPESVIDYLIAHEVSHLKHLNHSALFWQQVEAIHPTYKKDKQWLSDNGHTLIL, encoded by the coding sequence ATGACCGCTTTAAACTGGCAACAGCACCCAATTAAACTGGTTCGCTCTAAACGCAAAACCATTGGCTTGTACGTTAAAGAGCAGAGTATTGAGCTAAGAGCGCCCAAGCATGTATCTATTAACGAATTAACGGATTTTGTTCATTCCAAACAGGCTTGGCTGACAAAAACTCTCAACGAACAGGCCCAACTTAAGCTTGAGCAGCCAGATTTCAGTCAACTGAACTATTTACCCTTTATGGGTGTTCAAAAACCCCTGCATATCATTCAAAGTACGAAAACGGGCTGGCGTGACACCCCCGAAGCGATTCAGATTTTCAACCAGAACTCAGATAAAGCTTCAACCCACGCCATTTTAGCCGATTTTTATCTCACCAAGGCTAAGTCTGTTTTACACAATAAAACCATCGATCTTGTCACCCAGCAAGGTTGGCAACATAAGCTCACTGACATTCGATTTCGGCGAACCAAAACCAAATGGGGGCATTGCACAGCACAAGGCCGTATCCAATATAACTGGTTAATTCTCATGGCACCTGAGTCAGTAATCGATTATCTTATTGCTCATGAGGTGAGTCATTTAAAGCATTTAAACCACTCGGCTTTATTTTGGCAGCAAGTAGAAGCCATTCACCCAACTTATAAAAAAGATAAACAATGGCTCTCGGATAATGGCCATACTTTAATACTGTAA
- a CDS encoding AMP-binding protein, whose product MSYKNVHLAATSNPDQFWLEQAKQIAWFKKPSLGYQQNSDGSDSWFADGELNTAYLALDAHVEAGRGQQTALIYDSPLTKTKKQYSYQQLLDEVAQCAGMLTNYGVQKGDRVLVYLPMIPQAVIAMLACARIGAIHSVVFGGFAAKELAVRLDDATPKLLLTATGGLEPNKTIDYQPLIQEALDLAQHQPSAVLIWSRPEIPLTAAFDLWQDALQQASPASFVRLKSTDPLYILYTSGTTGTPKGVVRDNGGHAVAMAYSMSALYNCHVGDVYWAASDVGWVVGHSYIVYAPLIKGCTTVLYEGKPVGTPDAGAFWRVCEEYNVKLLFAAPTAFRAIKKADPEGQLVSKFNLASLNTIFMAGERLDPATLAWTQQHTNKLVVDHWWQTETGWAIAGNPLGIEPFPVKPGSSSLPLPGYKVEILNHVGQPCQAMEQGFIALKRPLPPGCLQTIWKNSARFESSYLTQFPGYYASGDGGYLDEEGYLFVMGRIDDVINVAGHRLSTGEMEAVLSEHPSVAECAVIGVQDELKGQVPLALVVLKDGVYTCAQTLEHELIAQIRAEIGAIACLKQAHIVDRLPKTRSGKILRATLRKVANKEAYSVPSTIDDPAILEEIKHQLTDASA is encoded by the coding sequence ATGAGTTATAAAAATGTGCATTTGGCCGCGACATCAAACCCTGATCAGTTTTGGTTAGAACAAGCCAAGCAAATTGCTTGGTTTAAGAAGCCCAGTCTTGGTTATCAACAAAACAGCGATGGAAGTGACAGTTGGTTTGCCGATGGTGAGCTGAATACGGCCTATTTAGCTTTAGATGCTCACGTTGAAGCCGGACGCGGTCAACAAACGGCATTGATTTATGATTCACCTTTAACGAAAACAAAGAAACAATACAGTTACCAGCAGCTATTAGATGAAGTGGCACAGTGTGCCGGTATGCTAACAAACTACGGTGTGCAAAAAGGCGATCGGGTGTTGGTGTACCTGCCTATGATTCCACAAGCGGTGATTGCCATGTTGGCTTGTGCTCGCATAGGGGCTATACACTCAGTCGTATTTGGTGGTTTTGCGGCTAAAGAGTTGGCGGTGCGGTTAGATGACGCAACGCCGAAGTTATTGTTAACCGCCACCGGAGGCCTTGAGCCGAATAAAACAATCGATTATCAGCCACTCATTCAAGAAGCACTTGATCTTGCTCAGCATCAGCCAAGCGCGGTACTTATTTGGTCGCGACCAGAAATCCCACTCACCGCTGCATTTGATCTTTGGCAAGATGCCTTGCAGCAAGCCTCACCGGCAAGTTTTGTCAGGCTAAAATCTACGGATCCACTTTATATACTTTATACATCGGGTACGACCGGTACTCCTAAAGGCGTAGTGAGAGATAACGGCGGGCATGCCGTTGCAATGGCATATTCAATGAGCGCTTTGTATAACTGCCATGTAGGTGATGTTTATTGGGCCGCTTCAGATGTTGGTTGGGTGGTAGGTCATTCGTATATTGTGTACGCGCCGTTAATTAAAGGGTGTACTACGGTTTTGTATGAAGGCAAACCTGTTGGCACGCCCGATGCTGGCGCGTTCTGGCGTGTGTGTGAAGAGTATAACGTTAAGCTGCTGTTTGCCGCACCCACCGCCTTTAGAGCTATTAAAAAAGCCGATCCAGAGGGCCAGTTGGTATCGAAATTTAACTTAGCATCTCTAAATACCATTTTTATGGCGGGCGAACGGTTAGACCCGGCCACCTTAGCCTGGACTCAACAACATACGAACAAGCTTGTGGTTGATCATTGGTGGCAAACAGAAACCGGTTGGGCTATTGCTGGCAATCCATTAGGGATAGAGCCGTTTCCGGTAAAGCCTGGCAGTTCAAGCTTGCCTTTGCCTGGCTATAAAGTAGAGATACTCAATCATGTCGGGCAGCCATGCCAGGCCATGGAGCAAGGTTTTATTGCCTTAAAGCGCCCATTACCCCCAGGTTGCTTGCAAACAATCTGGAAAAACTCCGCACGTTTTGAATCTTCTTATTTAACCCAATTTCCAGGCTACTATGCCTCGGGCGATGGGGGTTATTTAGATGAAGAAGGCTATTTGTTTGTAATGGGTCGCATAGATGATGTGATAAATGTGGCTGGGCATCGATTGTCGACTGGTGAAATGGAAGCCGTTTTAAGTGAGCATCCTTCAGTGGCTGAGTGCGCTGTGATAGGGGTTCAAGATGAACTCAAAGGGCAAGTGCCATTAGCGCTGGTGGTGTTAAAAGACGGAGTCTATACCTGCGCTCAAACGCTAGAGCATGAGCTCATTGCACAAATTCGGGCCGAAATTGGCGCCATTGCTTGTTTAAAACAAGCCCATATTGTTGACCGGCTTCCCAAAACGCGTTCCGGGAAAATACTGCGCGCAACGTTGAGAAAAGTGGCCAATAAGGAAGCTTATTCAGTGCCCTCTACCATTGATGATCCTGCCATTCTTGAGGAAATCAAACATCAGCTAACTGACGCAAGCGCGTAA
- the lysS gene encoding lysine--tRNA ligase, which produces MSDNPVDNNLPNASEDNHIITERKQKLAELQEKRGIAFPNDFRVEHKAGDLQAAYGELEKEEIESKELNIAIAGRVMRRGGPFVGIRDVTGSIQFYLGKPLQKESDDWKLLDIGDVVGVKGKLCKSGKGELYVNVESLDDVRILTKSLRPLPDKFHGLADQEAKYRQRYVDLIVSQETRNVFEVRSKVISGIRNYLTERSFMEVETPMLQVIPGGATARPFITHHNAMDRDLYLRIAPELYLKRLVVGGFERVFEINRSYRNEGVSTRHNPEFTMLEWYQAYANYHDLMDTTEEMLREVATNVLGTTEIHYQGRDYDFAKPFERLSMFDSILKYNSDLTADNINTLEAATATAQKLGIHVKDSWGLGKVQTEIFEETVEEKLFDPVFITDYPAEISPLARRNDENPEITDRFEFFLGGREIANGFSELNDPIDQAERFQAQVAEKESGDDEAMFYDADYINALEYGMPPTAGEGIGIDRLVMFLTDSPSIKDVILFPHMKPKAD; this is translated from the coding sequence ATGAGCGATAACCCAGTAGACAACAATTTGCCAAATGCTTCAGAAGATAATCATATTATTACTGAACGAAAACAGAAGTTGGCAGAATTGCAGGAAAAACGGGGTATTGCGTTTCCTAATGACTTCCGAGTTGAGCACAAAGCGGGTGACTTACAAGCCGCTTATGGCGAGTTGGAAAAAGAAGAAATTGAGAGCAAAGAGCTTAATATTGCAATTGCGGGCCGTGTTATGCGCCGCGGTGGGCCATTTGTAGGCATTCGTGATGTTACTGGCAGCATTCAGTTTTATTTAGGCAAGCCACTGCAAAAAGAAAGTGACGACTGGAAGTTGTTAGACATAGGCGATGTTGTTGGTGTTAAAGGTAAGTTGTGTAAATCGGGTAAAGGCGAGTTGTACGTTAACGTTGAAAGCCTTGACGATGTGCGCATTCTGACTAAATCATTGCGCCCATTGCCTGATAAATTCCATGGCTTGGCCGATCAAGAAGCTAAGTACCGTCAGCGCTATGTTGATCTAATCGTCAGCCAAGAAACGCGTAACGTGTTTGAAGTGCGTTCTAAAGTGATTAGTGGTATTCGTAACTACCTAACAGAACGTTCGTTCATGGAAGTTGAAACGCCCATGTTGCAGGTGATTCCGGGCGGGGCAACGGCACGTCCATTCATTACTCACCACAATGCTATGGATCGTGACTTATATTTGCGTATTGCACCTGAGCTTTACTTAAAGCGTTTGGTTGTGGGTGGCTTTGAGCGCGTATTCGAAATTAACCGTTCTTACCGTAATGAAGGTGTTTCTACGCGTCATAACCCAGAGTTCACTATGCTTGAGTGGTACCAAGCTTACGCTAACTACCACGACTTAATGGACACCACCGAAGAAATGTTACGTGAAGTAGCCACTAATGTACTGGGCACTACTGAAATACATTACCAAGGCCGCGATTACGATTTTGCTAAGCCGTTTGAGCGTTTATCGATGTTTGATTCAATATTGAAGTACAACAGCGATTTAACCGCAGACAACATTAATACCCTAGAAGCTGCAACAGCGACCGCTCAAAAGCTAGGCATTCATGTTAAAGATTCTTGGGGCTTAGGTAAGGTTCAAACTGAAATCTTTGAAGAAACAGTAGAAGAGAAGTTGTTTGACCCTGTGTTCATTACTGATTACCCAGCCGAAATCTCTCCATTGGCGCGTCGTAACGATGAAAACCCTGAAATCACCGATCGATTCGAGTTTTTCTTAGGTGGCCGTGAAATCGCTAATGGTTTCTCAGAGCTTAACGACCCAATCGACCAAGCTGAGCGTTTCCAAGCGCAAGTGGCCGAAAAAGAGTCGGGCGATGACGAAGCCATGTTCTATGATGCCGACTACATCAATGCATTAGAGTACGGTATGCCGCCTACGGCCGGTGAAGGTATCGGTATTGACCGTTTAGTTATGTTCTTAACCGACTCACCTTCGATTAAAGATGTCATTTTGTTCCCGCACATGAAGCCAAAAGCCGATTAA
- a CDS encoding ATP-binding protein, whose translation MSAKQPLSLTKRLIGSAAFFILFFLGITGFALDRAFVQSQTAAQAERLFIRTFSLLSLAELEDQTLRLPRMLREERFNSPESGLIGLVLNAQRQSVWESLSSEWFTEGDWVRSQPNLNPGDEQFGQHRGFVYQRNGFVWEDSNNQDRYFEFWVLEDATPLNESIATYRQQLWGGLVAASVALLLVLSLITKWGLAPLHLLAAQLTKIRQGDADELTGRYPSELTPLTDSLNQLLSAEQGQRERYRKAMGDLAHSLKTPLAVMKTVQCDDQTTLNEQVDRMSQIVRYQLQRSVTDARQGPVLGQTCDLMAALERLGRALDKAFLEEDKVLDLPQTDRPLLLSMDNNDVLEILGNLIENAFKYGRSVISVDIDDDEKSEQVWVHIDDDGKGVAPEATAHIMQRGKRLDTLQPGQGIGLAMTLDILQSYNAAIEITTSPFGGARFSVQLPKAHH comes from the coding sequence ATGTCTGCAAAACAACCGTTATCGTTAACAAAGCGCCTGATCGGCTCGGCGGCGTTTTTTATCCTCTTTTTTCTAGGTATAACCGGCTTTGCGCTCGATCGTGCTTTTGTGCAGAGCCAAACTGCAGCACAAGCCGAGCGTTTGTTTATTAGAACGTTTAGCCTGTTGTCTTTGGCTGAATTAGAAGATCAAACACTCAGATTACCAAGAATGCTCCGCGAAGAGCGTTTTAACAGCCCAGAATCAGGGTTAATCGGTTTGGTATTAAATGCTCAGCGCCAATCAGTATGGGAAAGCCTTTCTAGCGAATGGTTTACCGAGGGCGATTGGGTGCGTAGCCAACCCAACCTTAATCCTGGTGATGAGCAGTTTGGGCAACACCGTGGGTTTGTTTATCAGCGCAACGGCTTTGTTTGGGAAGATTCTAATAATCAAGATCGTTATTTTGAGTTTTGGGTATTAGAAGATGCCACGCCTTTAAACGAATCAATCGCAACATACCGCCAACAATTATGGGGTGGATTAGTGGCTGCTTCTGTTGCTTTACTTTTGGTGCTGTCACTAATAACAAAATGGGGCTTAGCGCCGCTGCATTTGTTGGCTGCGCAGCTAACCAAAATAAGACAAGGCGATGCGGATGAATTAACCGGGCGGTACCCAAGTGAATTGACCCCGCTAACCGATAGCTTGAATCAGTTGCTGAGCGCCGAGCAAGGCCAGCGTGAACGGTATCGCAAAGCCATGGGCGATTTAGCGCACAGTTTAAAAACACCCTTGGCCGTGATGAAAACAGTGCAATGCGATGATCAAACAACCTTGAACGAGCAAGTAGATCGAATGAGTCAAATAGTGCGTTACCAATTACAACGCTCTGTGACCGACGCGCGGCAAGGCCCAGTGTTGGGGCAAACGTGCGATTTAATGGCCGCATTAGAACGCTTAGGCCGTGCACTTGATAAAGCCTTTTTAGAAGAAGATAAAGTGCTCGATTTACCGCAAACGGATCGACCATTGCTCTTGTCAATGGACAATAATGATGTCTTAGAAATTTTGGGGAACTTGATTGAAAATGCCTTTAAATATGGCCGTTCGGTTATAAGTGTCGACATTGACGACGATGAAAAATCAGAGCAAGTATGGGTGCATATCGATGACGATGGTAAAGGCGTCGCGCCTGAAGCCACAGCCCATATCATGCAACGGGGAAAACGTTTAGATACCTTACAGCCTGGGCAAGGCATAGGTTTAGCCATGACTCTGGACATTCTGCAAAGCTACAACGCAGCCATTGAAATAACCACTAGCCCGTTTGGTGGCGCTCGGTTTTCAGTGCAGTTGCCAAAGGCGCATCATTAA
- a CDS encoding SRPBCC family protein translates to MTNTSLALVVKKTLAASPERVFNAWTHKEALKKWWGPKGVTCHEADIDLRVGGKYQIGNTLPDGNVVWIRGQFVAIETNKKLVYTWGTDAENSDLERVTVKFKPMGETTEVTVIHEKIATQALLEQHTQGWEGCLAGLAGYEFESA, encoded by the coding sequence ATGACAAACACCAGTTTAGCATTAGTCGTTAAGAAAACCTTGGCGGCATCACCAGAACGGGTTTTTAATGCCTGGACTCATAAAGAAGCGCTGAAAAAGTGGTGGGGCCCTAAAGGGGTGACATGCCATGAAGCCGATATAGACTTACGCGTAGGTGGCAAATACCAAATAGGTAATACACTGCCAGATGGGAATGTTGTATGGATACGTGGGCAGTTCGTGGCGATTGAAACCAACAAAAAGCTCGTTTATACCTGGGGAACTGACGCTGAAAACTCAGACCTAGAGCGGGTAACCGTGAAGTTTAAGCCAATGGGCGAAACCACAGAAGTTACCGTTATTCATGAAAAAATCGCCACACAAGCTTTGTTGGAGCAGCACACCCAAGGTTGGGAGGGTTGTTTGGCTGGGTTGGCAGGTTATGAGTTTGAGAGTGCTTAG
- a CDS encoding ArsR/SmtB family transcription factor — translation MQKNTVLPKNDDLDLVFKALADPTRRHFIEVLKQADATVGELAEPLAMSLPAASKHISVLTSAGLVSKTKVGRVYRCHFQPEAMLTANEWLEQNREAWNDRLDALSDFLESNTNEAT, via the coding sequence ATGCAAAAAAATACCGTATTACCCAAAAATGATGACCTCGATCTAGTGTTCAAAGCGCTGGCAGACCCAACACGTAGGCACTTTATTGAAGTGCTGAAGCAAGCAGACGCAACCGTTGGCGAGCTAGCCGAGCCTTTGGCTATGTCACTTCCGGCAGCCTCAAAGCACATTAGTGTATTAACGTCAGCAGGGCTGGTCTCTAAAACTAAGGTTGGCCGAGTATATCGTTGCCACTTCCAGCCAGAAGCGATGCTGACGGCAAATGAATGGCTTGAGCAGAATAGAGAGGCTTGGAATGATCGCTTAGACGCGCTTTCGGATTTTCTTGAATCAAACACTAATGAGGCCACATGA
- a CDS encoding transposase — translation MTPTPTTGYIYSLHCIFKDSIMPKPRKCQIAVDATPYYHCASRCVRRAFLCGFDPYTQVSYEHRRSWVEQKILALGQVICIDVCAYAVMSNHYHVVLFINSSEQAQLTDFKVLERWSQLFRGNLIVNRYVRGDDLCEAELYVVNQVAELWRERLGNISWFMKVLNEHIAREANREDVCTGKFWEGRFKSQALLDDKALAACLAYVDLNPIRAKMAESPETSEHTSAKKRIDAAKRTKPDALNLTQPNVLLMFIGNPREPMPTGLPFKLTDYLELLDWTGRILRNDKRGAIDQSLPPILERLKIDPKNWLQNVKYFETSFKVMAGSLSSVKFKCTHLGYQRVPATSPILT, via the coding sequence TTGACGCCCACACCGACAACTGGTTACATATACAGCTTACATTGCATATTCAAGGATTCGATTATGCCAAAACCAAGGAAGTGTCAGATCGCCGTTGACGCTACACCCTATTATCACTGCGCGTCTCGCTGTGTTCGTCGAGCCTTTCTGTGTGGGTTCGACCCCTACACGCAAGTAAGCTATGAGCACCGTCGAAGCTGGGTTGAGCAGAAGATCTTAGCGCTCGGCCAAGTGATTTGCATTGATGTGTGTGCTTATGCGGTTATGTCTAATCATTATCATGTGGTTTTGTTCATCAACAGTTCTGAGCAGGCGCAACTAACTGATTTTAAGGTGCTTGAGCGTTGGTCTCAGTTGTTTAGGGGCAATCTCATAGTTAATCGCTATGTTCGCGGTGACGATCTTTGTGAGGCGGAGCTTTACGTGGTGAACCAAGTGGCTGAGCTATGGCGTGAACGATTGGGGAACATCAGCTGGTTCATGAAAGTGCTGAATGAACACATTGCCCGTGAAGCCAACCGCGAAGATGTTTGTACTGGCAAATTCTGGGAAGGACGATTCAAATCGCAAGCGCTATTGGACGACAAAGCCCTAGCGGCCTGCTTGGCTTATGTTGATCTTAACCCTATTCGAGCGAAAATGGCTGAAAGCCCAGAAACCTCTGAACACACCTCAGCTAAAAAACGGATCGACGCAGCGAAACGTACCAAACCAGACGCCTTAAATCTAACCCAGCCTAACGTTTTATTGATGTTCATCGGGAACCCGCGTGAACCCATGCCTACCGGCCTTCCTTTTAAACTCACCGACTATTTAGAGTTATTAGATTGGACGGGTCGCATTTTAAGAAACGACAAGCGCGGCGCTATTGACCAATCACTTCCGCCTATTCTTGAGCGGTTAAAAATAGACCCTAAAAACTGGCTTCAGAATGTGAAGTATTTTGAAACCAGTTTTAAAGTCATGGCAGGCTCATTAAGTTCCGTGAAGTTTAAATGTACCCATTTGGGTTATCAGAGAGTGCCTGCTACTAGCCCTATTCTTACCTAA
- a CDS encoding response regulator transcription factor yields the protein MRLLIVEDETGLREHLHAGFKKEGFAVDASGDGKEGLFFGLETDYDAAIIDIGLPSLDGLELIKKLRENDKNYPVIVLTARGHWKDKVEGLESGADDYLAKPFVFDELLARVKALVRRSVGMSSATLQLGDYQLDTSAKAVSVAGQQVELTSYEYNTLEYLMTHKDKVVSKTELTAHLYEQDYDRDSNVIEVFVRRLRKKLDPKGDRNPIVTQRGQGYRFNQGENA from the coding sequence ATGAGGCTCTTAATCGTCGAGGATGAAACAGGCTTACGCGAGCATTTGCACGCAGGATTTAAAAAGGAAGGCTTTGCCGTAGATGCCAGCGGCGATGGCAAAGAAGGGTTGTTCTTTGGTTTAGAAACTGATTACGACGCAGCGATCATAGACATTGGTTTGCCCAGTTTAGATGGTTTAGAGCTGATTAAAAAACTTCGTGAAAATGATAAAAATTACCCAGTAATTGTGCTCACCGCGCGAGGGCACTGGAAAGATAAAGTAGAAGGCTTAGAGTCTGGAGCCGATGATTACCTGGCTAAGCCCTTTGTTTTTGATGAGTTATTGGCCCGAGTAAAAGCTCTAGTTCGCCGCAGCGTCGGTATGTCGAGCGCGACATTACAATTAGGTGATTATCAGTTAGATACTTCTGCAAAAGCCGTGTCGGTAGCTGGGCAGCAAGTAGAGTTAACGAGCTATGAATACAATACACTTGAGTACTTGATGACCCACAAAGACAAGGTGGTGTCTAAAACTGAGCTAACTGCACATTTATATGAACAAGATTATGATCGAGACAGCAATGTCATTGAAGTGTTTGTAAGAAGGTTGCGTAAAAAGCTCGATCCTAAAGGTGATCGTAATCCCATTGTTACTCAGCGTGGGCAAGGTTATCGTTTTAATCAAGGCGAAAACGCTTAG